In one window of Micromonospora cathayae DNA:
- a CDS encoding ABC transporter permease, translated as MRKILLGAVGLLGFLVGWQLIPTLGLVDPHYLPYVTDVFGWLSQEVRDLAFWRRIRLTMTSWAIGLTVATLAAVALGTVVGMVPFLRRATHTTVEFLRPVPSVALIPLAVLMFGLQMRAALVIIVYAAFWQVFVQVIYGVADVDAVARDTARSFGLTRRERLRYLVLPTALPYLMTGLRLGAAVALILAVTAEMVIGNPGLGREIELSRTAGDAVGLYGLVVVTGILGLLVNVVFRVVERRSLAWHQSVLSDEAAR; from the coding sequence ATGCGCAAGATCCTGCTGGGCGCCGTGGGCCTGCTGGGGTTCCTCGTCGGCTGGCAACTGATCCCGACACTGGGACTGGTCGACCCGCACTACCTGCCGTACGTCACGGACGTGTTCGGGTGGCTGTCCCAGGAGGTCCGCGACCTGGCGTTCTGGCGGCGAATCCGGCTCACCATGACGTCGTGGGCGATCGGTCTGACGGTGGCGACGCTCGCGGCGGTCGCGCTGGGGACGGTGGTCGGGATGGTGCCGTTCCTGCGCCGCGCGACGCACACGACTGTCGAGTTCCTGCGGCCGGTGCCGTCGGTCGCGCTGATCCCCCTCGCCGTGCTGATGTTCGGCCTGCAGATGCGCGCCGCGCTCGTCATCATCGTCTACGCGGCGTTCTGGCAGGTGTTCGTGCAGGTGATCTACGGCGTCGCCGACGTCGACGCCGTGGCCCGGGACACCGCGCGGAGTTTCGGCCTCACCCGCCGCGAACGTCTGCGGTACCTCGTCCTTCCGACCGCTCTGCCGTACCTGATGACCGGCCTGCGTCTCGGCGCGGCGGTCGCGCTCATCCTGGCCGTCACCGCCGAGATGGTGATCGGCAACCCCGGCCTCGGGCGCGAGATCGAGCTCTCCCGCACCGCCGGGGACGCCGTCGGCCTGTACGGCCTCGTCGTGGTCACCGGGATCCTCGGCCTGCTGGTGAACGTCGTGTTCCGCGTCGTCGAACGCCGCTCGCTGGCCTGGCACCAGTCGGTGCTCTCGGACGAGGCGGCCCGATGA
- a CDS encoding acyl-CoA dehydrogenase family protein, with product MTVDRILPTDEAHDLLELATELADRELAPRAAGFEERAEFPREVLRTLGRAGLLGLPYPEEHGGAAQPYEVYLQVLEILASRWLAVAEAVSVHTLACYPIAQYGDEELRKRLPDMLGGELLGAYCLSEPQGGSDAAALTTRAVRDGDDYVVSGTKAWITHAHSADFYNIFCRTGGPGAKGISCLVADAGTPGIVPQAAEKTMGLRASPVAQIAFDDARVPADRLVGGEGIGFTIAMSALDSGRLGIAACAVGLAQGALDYAVGYARERRQFGRPLVDFQGLGFTLADLATQVSAARALTLAAARLRDAGRPYSIEAAKAKLFASDVAMRVTTDAVQVLGGAGYVADHPVERFMREAKVLQIVEGTNQIQRLVISRALAKG from the coding sequence TTGACTGTCGACCGGATCCTGCCCACCGACGAGGCCCACGACCTTCTGGAGTTGGCCACCGAACTCGCCGACCGGGAGCTCGCGCCCCGGGCCGCCGGGTTCGAGGAACGCGCCGAGTTTCCCCGGGAGGTGCTGCGTACCCTCGGCCGGGCGGGCCTGCTGGGCCTGCCGTACCCGGAGGAGCACGGCGGCGCGGCCCAGCCGTACGAGGTGTACCTGCAGGTGTTGGAGATCCTGGCCAGCCGGTGGTTGGCGGTGGCCGAGGCGGTCAGCGTGCACACCCTGGCCTGCTACCCGATCGCCCAGTACGGGGACGAGGAACTGCGTAAGCGGTTGCCGGACATGCTCGGCGGGGAGCTGCTCGGGGCGTACTGTCTCTCCGAGCCGCAGGGTGGGTCGGACGCGGCGGCGCTGACCACCCGGGCGGTCCGCGACGGCGACGACTACGTGGTGTCCGGCACCAAGGCGTGGATCACCCACGCGCACAGCGCCGACTTCTACAACATCTTCTGCCGTACCGGTGGGCCGGGCGCGAAGGGCATCTCCTGTCTGGTGGCCGACGCCGGTACGCCGGGGATCGTGCCGCAGGCCGCCGAGAAGACGATGGGGTTGCGGGCGTCGCCGGTGGCGCAGATCGCGTTCGACGACGCCCGGGTGCCGGCGGACCGGCTGGTCGGCGGGGAGGGCATCGGCTTCACGATCGCCATGTCGGCGCTGGACTCGGGGCGGTTGGGTATCGCGGCGTGCGCGGTGGGGCTGGCCCAGGGCGCGTTGGACTACGCGGTCGGCTACGCCCGGGAGCGGCGGCAGTTCGGCCGTCCGCTGGTGGACTTCCAGGGGCTCGGGTTCACCCTGGCGGACCTGGCGACGCAGGTGTCGGCGGCGCGGGCGTTGACCCTCGCGGCGGCGCGGTTGCGGGACGCCGGGCGGCCGTACTCGATCGAGGCGGCGAAGGCGAAGCTGTTCGCCTCCGACGTGGCGATGCGGGTGACCACGGACGCGGTGCAGGTGCTGGGTGGTGCCGGGTACGTCGCGGACCATCCAGTGGAGCGGTTCATGCGGGAGGCGAAGGTGCTGCAGATCGTGGAGGGCACCAACCAGATCCAGCGGCTGGTGATCTCCCGGGCGCTGGCGAAGGGCTGA
- a CDS encoding flavin-dependent oxidoreductase: MAIVIVGAGIGGLTTALSLHRAGFRDIAVYERAAALRPLGVGINLLPHAVREINELGLGERVERLGATPGTLAYYNRKGQQIWSEPRGLDAGYRWPQLSVHRGRFQMELLAVVRERLGADAVRTGHRLVGVRDGVARFETAAGEVSVAADLIVGADGIHSALRRHHRPGEGAPLWNGLTLWRGTARAPGFLDGRTMIMAGDAEQKLVAYPIGAGLINVVAERRGPGFAGPNADWNRAVDPAPVVSLFADWRFPWLDVPELLAAADEILEYPMVDRDPIDVWTHGNTTLLGDAAHPMYPNGSNGASQAILDARTLAFHLATAPTVRQALGAYEADRRPATTALVLSNRRQGPEQVMVLAHDRAPDGFEHIHDVIPPEELTEIATGYKKTAGFLPAELNERASLTPTAFSGVLP, encoded by the coding sequence GTGGCGATCGTGATCGTGGGGGCTGGTATCGGTGGCCTCACCACCGCTCTCAGCCTGCACCGGGCCGGCTTCCGTGACATCGCCGTCTACGAGCGCGCCGCCGCGCTGCGCCCGCTCGGCGTCGGGATCAATCTGCTCCCGCACGCCGTTCGGGAGATCAACGAACTGGGTCTCGGTGAACGCGTGGAAAGGTTGGGCGCCACGCCCGGCACGCTGGCCTACTACAACCGGAAGGGTCAGCAGATCTGGAGCGAGCCGCGCGGACTGGACGCAGGCTATCGCTGGCCGCAGCTTTCCGTGCACCGCGGCCGGTTCCAGATGGAGCTCCTCGCCGTGGTGCGGGAACGGCTGGGTGCCGACGCGGTACGCACCGGGCACCGGCTCGTCGGCGTCCGGGACGGCGTCGCACGCTTCGAGACGGCAGCAGGGGAGGTGAGCGTCGCGGCCGACCTGATCGTCGGAGCGGACGGCATCCATTCCGCGCTGCGCCGGCACCATCGGCCCGGCGAGGGAGCGCCGCTGTGGAACGGGCTGACGCTGTGGCGGGGGACGGCACGGGCGCCCGGATTCCTGGACGGGCGGACCATGATCATGGCGGGGGACGCGGAACAGAAACTCGTCGCGTACCCGATCGGCGCGGGCCTGATCAATGTCGTCGCCGAGCGGCGCGGGCCCGGATTCGCCGGACCCAACGCGGACTGGAACCGGGCGGTCGACCCCGCGCCGGTCGTCTCGCTCTTCGCGGACTGGCGTTTCCCGTGGCTCGACGTGCCGGAACTGCTCGCCGCCGCCGACGAGATCCTCGAATACCCCATGGTGGACCGCGACCCGATCGACGTGTGGACCCACGGGAACACGACGCTGCTCGGGGACGCGGCGCACCCGATGTACCCGAACGGTTCCAACGGGGCGTCGCAGGCGATCCTGGACGCGCGTACCCTCGCCTTCCACCTCGCCACCGCGCCGACGGTGCGGCAGGCGCTCGGCGCCTACGAGGCGGACCGGCGGCCGGCGACCACCGCGCTCGTGCTGAGCAACCGGCGGCAGGGCCCGGAACAGGTGATGGTGCTCGCCCACGATCGCGCGCCGGACGGGTTCGAGCACATCCACGACGTCATCCCGCCGGAGGAGCTCACCGAGATCGCCACCGGGTACAAGAAGACGGCCGGCTTCCTGCCCGCCGAGCTCAACGAACGGGCCTCCCTGACGCCGACGGCCTTCTCGGGCGTCCTGCCGTGA
- a CDS encoding GNAT family N-acetyltransferase, translating to MPGTSLPAPTLHTARLRLRPFGDADADDLFALHSSAHVLRYWDAPPWSERVRAERFVTACRRMAEDGTGTRLAVERRSDRAFLGWCSLNRWNPDYRSASLGYCYGERAWGHGYATEAAHALLRWAFDTLDLNRVQAETDTRNVASARVLEKLGFVREGTLREDCVVNGEVSDSWVYGLLRREWQPVAVVPPDGPRS from the coding sequence ATGCCGGGTACGTCGCTGCCCGCCCCCACGTTGCACACCGCCCGCCTGCGACTGCGGCCCTTCGGCGACGCGGACGCGGACGACCTCTTCGCGCTGCACAGCAGCGCCCACGTGCTGCGCTACTGGGACGCGCCGCCGTGGAGCGAACGGGTACGCGCCGAGCGGTTCGTCACGGCCTGCCGGCGGATGGCGGAGGACGGCACCGGCACGAGACTGGCCGTGGAACGCCGCTCCGACCGGGCCTTCCTCGGCTGGTGCAGCCTGAACCGGTGGAATCCGGACTACCGCAGCGCCTCGCTGGGCTACTGCTACGGCGAAAGGGCGTGGGGCCACGGCTACGCCACCGAGGCCGCACATGCCCTGCTGAGGTGGGCGTTCGACACGCTGGACCTGAACCGCGTCCAGGCCGAGACCGACACCCGCAACGTGGCATCCGCCCGCGTCCTGGAGAAACTCGGCTTCGTACGGGAAGGGACCTTGCGGGAGGACTGCGTCGTCAACGGCGAGGTCTCCGACTCGTGGGTCTACGGGCTGCTCAGGCGGGAGTGGCAGCCGGTTGCTGTCGTTCCCCCTGATGGTCCGCGATCCTGA
- a CDS encoding carboxymuconolactone decarboxylase family protein, whose amino-acid sequence MARSTASHAASASPGLTSSEAVPPGPYTIELLGRELLRLPDDLDVRRVHYAGLSLGAMVGMWLAGHAPDRTVAATDAFTTDFQDLGMHVRAAPRNGLTRQEISEVLLQVGIYAGVPAANRAFAAARQALPPEQT is encoded by the coding sequence ATGGCCCGGTCGACGGCCAGCCACGCCGCCTCGGCGTCACCCGGCTTGACCAGCAGCGAAGCCGTACCGCCGGGCCCGTACACCATCGAGCTGCTCGGCCGGGAACTGCTCCGCCTCCCCGACGACCTCGACGTCCGGCGGGTGCACTACGCCGGGCTCTCCCTCGGCGCGATGGTCGGCATGTGGCTGGCCGGACACGCCCCCGACCGGACCGTCGCCGCGACCGACGCCTTCACCACCGACTTCCAGGACCTGGGGATGCACGTCCGGGCCGCACCACGCAACGGACTCACCCGACAGGAGATCAGCGAGGTCCTGCTCCAGGTCGGCATCTACGCCGGCGTGCCAGCGGCGAACCGGGCATTCGCCGCAGCCCGGCAGGCGTTACCGCCGGAGCAGACGTGA
- a CDS encoding GNAT family N-acetyltransferase, translating to MARSAVLNRFQDLWVGLAGVATSFPASGVRVVVAGGSRLCPPGWAGIVVVGTSGLATARFLRESLDGRPPSSAVEAGRWSGRHGVRVVAAAGYRRWPYSVAHLCVLTSTHLRGRGLAGAVASAAVAEALRNRLLPQWRARPEPSRRVARRLGFRELGAQVSLRIADHQGERQQPAATPA from the coding sequence ATGGCGCGATCGGCCGTCTTAAATCGTTTCCAGGACCTCTGGGTCGGCCTCGCGGGTGTCGCCACCAGCTTTCCGGCGAGCGGCGTACGGGTGGTCGTCGCTGGCGGGTCGCGGCTGTGCCCGCCGGGGTGGGCGGGCATCGTGGTGGTGGGGACCTCGGGCCTCGCCACCGCCCGTTTCCTGCGCGAATCGCTCGACGGTAGGCCACCCTCGTCGGCCGTCGAGGCCGGGCGGTGGAGCGGCCGGCACGGCGTACGGGTGGTCGCGGCAGCGGGTTACCGCCGGTGGCCGTACTCGGTCGCGCACCTCTGCGTGCTCACCAGCACCCACCTCCGGGGTCGTGGACTGGCCGGTGCGGTGGCGTCCGCTGCGGTCGCGGAGGCGCTCCGGAACCGGCTGCTGCCGCAGTGGCGGGCACGTCCCGAGCCGTCACGACGGGTCGCCCGCCGGCTCGGCTTCCGTGAACTCGGGGCCCAGGTGAGCCTCAGGATCGCGGACCATCAGGGGGAACGACAGCAACCGGCTGCCACTCCCGCCTGA
- a CDS encoding ABC transporter ATP-binding protein encodes MADGSPLLRVEHLRKVYASGRGEVEAIGDLSFTMSPGELVCIVGPSGCGKTTLLKCLAGLLRPTSGLVEMEGSPVTGPSPAMAVVFQEYGRSLYPWLTVRGNVELPLRHKKLSRGERERMVADALDAVGLRQSARSHPWQLSGGMQQRVAIARAIAYQPEVLIMDEPFAAVDAQTRADLEDLVRELHLTRRISTVFVTHDIDESVYLGERVLVLSNSPTRVQEDLVIDLPQERDQLTTRALPRFTELRTHVYEQIQQAKRGTRSDR; translated from the coding sequence GTGGCTGACGGGAGTCCCCTGCTGAGGGTCGAGCACCTGCGCAAGGTCTATGCCTCCGGCCGGGGCGAGGTCGAGGCGATCGGGGATCTCAGCTTCACCATGAGCCCTGGCGAACTGGTGTGCATCGTCGGTCCCTCGGGCTGCGGAAAGACCACTCTCCTGAAGTGCCTGGCCGGGCTGCTCCGGCCCACCAGTGGCCTCGTCGAGATGGAGGGGTCGCCGGTGACGGGCCCGAGCCCGGCGATGGCCGTGGTCTTTCAGGAGTACGGCCGCAGCCTCTACCCGTGGCTGACGGTAAGGGGCAACGTGGAGCTCCCGCTTCGCCACAAGAAGCTCTCCCGGGGCGAACGTGAGCGGATGGTCGCCGACGCCCTCGACGCGGTCGGGCTTCGGCAGTCGGCGCGGAGCCATCCGTGGCAGCTCTCCGGTGGGATGCAGCAGCGGGTGGCGATCGCCCGCGCCATCGCGTACCAGCCGGAAGTGCTGATCATGGACGAGCCGTTCGCCGCGGTGGACGCGCAGACCCGCGCGGACCTGGAGGATCTCGTACGGGAGCTGCACCTGACCCGCAGGATCTCCACGGTGTTCGTGACGCACGACATCGACGAGTCGGTGTATCTGGGCGAACGCGTGCTCGTCCTGTCGAACTCACCGACCCGGGTGCAGGAGGACCTCGTGATCGACCTCCCGCAGGAACGCGATCAGCTCACCACCCGGGCCCTGCCCCGGTTCACCGAACTGCGGACCCACGTCTACGAGCAGATCCAGCAGGCCAAGCGCGGCACGCGGTCGGATCGGTAG
- a CDS encoding ABC transporter permease: MTAPGEGRARPRSLGVRVAENLLFAVGLPVLAIGLWAVWSTRSTNRFLVGPHTLLDAFRQTWIGPAIVDDVLPSVYRLLAGVFASILLGVAAGVVIGRLRPLREILEPLLEFFRAIPPPVLIPVAMLLLGITDTMKVVVIVSGAIWPILLNTIEGVRATDSVMMETARSFRISRWDRLWLVILPAASPRIMTGVRQALSVALILMVISEMFASSAGLGYRIAYFQRNYLIAEMWSGILLLGLIGVFLAVVFGVVERRVLRWYHGLKEVTRG; this comes from the coding sequence ATGACCGCGCCCGGCGAGGGAAGGGCCCGCCCCCGGAGCCTGGGCGTCAGGGTCGCCGAGAACCTCCTGTTCGCGGTCGGGCTGCCCGTCCTGGCCATCGGGCTCTGGGCCGTCTGGTCCACCCGGTCGACGAACCGGTTTCTCGTCGGCCCGCACACGCTCCTCGACGCGTTCCGGCAGACCTGGATCGGCCCGGCGATCGTCGACGACGTCCTGCCGAGCGTGTACCGGCTCCTGGCCGGCGTCTTCGCGTCGATCCTCCTCGGCGTCGCCGCGGGCGTCGTCATCGGCAGGCTCCGTCCGCTACGTGAGATCCTCGAGCCACTGCTGGAGTTCTTCCGCGCGATTCCGCCACCCGTGCTGATTCCGGTCGCGATGCTCCTGCTCGGCATCACCGACACGATGAAGGTCGTCGTCATCGTGTCCGGCGCGATCTGGCCGATCCTGCTGAACACGATCGAAGGCGTCCGAGCGACCGACAGCGTGATGATGGAGACCGCGCGCTCGTTCCGGATCTCCCGGTGGGACCGACTGTGGCTGGTGATCCTCCCGGCGGCGAGTCCGCGCATCATGACCGGCGTACGGCAGGCGCTCTCGGTGGCCCTGATCCTCATGGTCATCTCGGAGATGTTCGCCTCGTCCGCCGGTCTCGGCTACCGGATCGCCTACTTCCAACGGAACTACCTGATCGCGGAGATGTGGAGCGGCATCCTCCTGCTCGGCCTCATCGGCGTCTTCCTCGCCGTGGTCTTCGGTGTCGTCGAACGTCGCGTCCTGCGCTGGTACCACGGATTGAAGGAGGTCACCCGTGGCTGA
- a CDS encoding ABC transporter substrate-binding protein has translation MKKVTALAVLASVAIALTGCTDSDATGPSPGASGDLRKVRVAALPISETAALWGGIRAGIFREQGLDVEVVPAQGGAQAIPALINGDIDFAIGQPFGPFRADLQNLGVVIIGNYASSYADGDDINAVLTTARSGITRPAQLAGRTVSVNSLGAAGDVTIMAAVEKDGGDPTKVKFVEVAFPDAPAQLAAGNIDAAWVTEPFITQLRERGDVLVVAPYQATVPGLTTLTTITSTKLRESDATLVADFSSAMKKTLTWAKDPANEADLRQAIKDNLELPDAVADSVRLPAFGWELDRGGLEQLVTLAQKYRVLDRRPDFDRLVQQQ, from the coding sequence ATGAAGAAGGTCACCGCCCTCGCTGTTCTCGCCAGCGTCGCGATCGCCCTGACCGGTTGCACGGATTCCGATGCCACCGGCCCGTCCCCCGGAGCAAGCGGCGACCTACGCAAGGTCCGCGTGGCGGCGCTACCGATCAGCGAGACCGCCGCCCTGTGGGGTGGCATCAGGGCGGGCATCTTCCGGGAGCAGGGGCTCGATGTGGAGGTCGTGCCCGCACAGGGCGGCGCACAGGCCATCCCGGCGCTGATCAACGGCGACATCGACTTCGCCATCGGTCAGCCGTTCGGCCCGTTCCGCGCCGATCTGCAGAACCTCGGTGTGGTGATCATCGGGAACTACGCGTCGTCCTACGCCGACGGTGACGACATCAACGCCGTCCTGACGACGGCGAGGTCGGGCATCACCCGGCCGGCCCAGCTCGCCGGGCGCACGGTGTCGGTCAACAGCCTGGGCGCCGCCGGCGATGTCACGATCATGGCCGCGGTCGAGAAGGACGGCGGTGATCCCACCAAGGTCAAGTTCGTCGAGGTGGCCTTCCCGGACGCGCCGGCTCAGCTCGCCGCCGGCAACATCGACGCCGCCTGGGTGACCGAGCCGTTCATCACCCAGCTACGCGAACGCGGTGACGTCCTCGTGGTCGCCCCGTATCAGGCCACCGTTCCCGGACTCACCACCCTGACGACGATCACGTCGACCAAGCTGAGGGAATCCGACGCCACACTGGTCGCGGACTTCTCGTCGGCGATGAAGAAGACGCTCACCTGGGCCAAGGATCCGGCCAACGAAGCCGACCTGCGTCAAGCCATCAAGGACAACCTCGAACTGCCGGACGCGGTAGCGGATTCCGTACGGCTCCCGGCATTCGGGTGGGAGCTCGACCGGGGCGGCCTGGAGCAACTCGTGACGCTCGCCCAGAAGTACCGCGTACTCGACCGGCGACCCGACTTCGACCGCCTCGTCCAGCAGCAGTAG
- a CDS encoding MFS transporter, translating into MVTGERLDGRFGRLWAATTTSALGSGLSTVAAPLLVSTRTDDPLLVSGAFATAWLPWLLFALPGGILVDRVDRRRLMIVVDWLRVGALALLGAAIAGGFMTIPLLYAVLFGLNTGEIVFRTASQALVPAVVPPARLERANGWLVGGSTVAQGMLAGPLGGFLFVLAASAPFFANAVTYAVGAVLVAGIAGSYRPDPVAPGTRSVRAELLEGVRWLAGQRLLRTMAVLIGLLNVTLTAAFALLVLLAEERLGLGEVGYGVLLACMAVGSLVGSLIGDRLIGWVTATWTIRVGLLTEVLMHLLLAVSTDAWLVGAGLVLFGVHGALWGIVAVSLRQRLTPPRLLGRVGSVNLFVVAGGNCVGALLGGVLAARFGLTAPYWVGFVVAVLVTASTWRVFDRATVSRAYASAPPPEGELRSRVDAVGRPSDPSVPNER; encoded by the coding sequence GTGGTGACGGGGGAACGGCTCGACGGCCGGTTCGGCAGGCTGTGGGCGGCGACCACCACGTCCGCCCTGGGCAGCGGGTTGAGTACGGTGGCCGCGCCGCTGCTGGTCTCCACCCGTACCGACGATCCGCTGCTGGTGTCCGGGGCGTTCGCCACGGCGTGGCTGCCCTGGCTGCTGTTCGCGCTGCCCGGCGGCATCCTGGTGGACCGGGTGGACCGCCGCCGGCTGATGATCGTCGTCGACTGGTTGCGGGTGGGCGCGCTGGCCCTGCTGGGCGCGGCCATCGCCGGCGGTTTCATGACCATCCCGCTGTTGTACGCGGTGCTGTTCGGGCTGAACACCGGCGAGATCGTGTTCCGGACCGCCAGTCAGGCCCTGGTGCCGGCCGTGGTGCCGCCGGCCCGGCTGGAACGGGCCAACGGCTGGCTGGTGGGCGGGTCCACCGTCGCGCAGGGGATGCTCGCCGGCCCGTTGGGTGGGTTCCTGTTCGTGCTGGCGGCGAGCGCCCCGTTCTTCGCCAACGCCGTCACGTACGCGGTGGGTGCGGTGCTGGTCGCCGGGATCGCCGGCTCGTACCGTCCGGACCCGGTGGCTCCCGGCACCCGCTCGGTCCGGGCGGAGCTACTCGAGGGGGTCCGGTGGCTGGCCGGGCAGCGGCTGCTGCGCACCATGGCGGTGCTGATCGGGCTGCTCAACGTCACCCTGACGGCGGCGTTCGCGCTGCTGGTCCTGCTCGCCGAGGAACGGCTCGGTCTGGGTGAGGTCGGCTACGGCGTGCTGCTGGCCTGCATGGCGGTCGGCAGTCTGGTCGGGTCGCTGATCGGTGACCGGCTGATCGGGTGGGTGACCGCGACCTGGACGATCCGGGTCGGTCTGCTCACCGAGGTGCTCATGCACCTGCTGCTGGCCGTGTCCACCGACGCGTGGCTGGTCGGTGCCGGGTTGGTGCTGTTCGGGGTGCACGGCGCGCTGTGGGGGATCGTGGCCGTCTCGTTGCGGCAGCGGCTCACCCCGCCCCGGCTGCTGGGGCGGGTGGGCAGCGTGAACCTGTTCGTGGTGGCCGGTGGCAACTGTGTCGGCGCGCTGCTGGGTGGGGTGTTGGCGGCCCGGTTCGGGCTGACCGCGCCGTACTGGGTGGGGTTCGTGGTGGCGGTGCTGGTCACCGCGTCGACCTGGCGGGTCTTCGACCGGGCCACCGTCTCCCGGGCGTACGCGTCCGCGCCGCCGCCGGAGGGGGAGCTCCGTTCCCGGGTCGACGCGGTCGGCCGACCGTCCGATCCGAGTGTCCCGAACGAGCGTTAA
- a CDS encoding DUF2283 domain-containing protein produces the protein MVPLRITYDGIADAVYIYLQPDSEGAPAIKTYPCDPVEVDGMINLDFDAAGRLLGVEVLDARAKLAPELLAAAEDITKRATSSQ, from the coding sequence ATGGTGCCGTTGCGGATCACGTACGACGGGATAGCTGACGCGGTCTATATCTACCTTCAGCCAGATAGCGAGGGTGCACCGGCGATCAAGACGTACCCGTGTGACCCCGTCGAGGTGGACGGGATGATCAATCTGGACTTCGACGCAGCGGGCCGACTCCTTGGCGTCGAAGTTCTGGACGCCCGCGCGAAACTTGCCCCAGAGCTTCTAGCGGCTGCCGAAGACATCACCAAGCGAGCAACGAGCAGCCAGTAG
- a CDS encoding DUF3237 domain-containing protein produces the protein MSAPAVPGLEAAFEVEARLGTLEDHGMTRTGHRRVVPVVGGRVTGLFEADILPGGADWQLVRPDGAIEIDTRYSARTADGGHVYIRTFGVRSGRPEILEALLRGDAVDPSEYYFRLGVRLETSVPTLAVLEQCVFVASAVRETDRVRYTAYRVT, from the coding sequence GTGAGCGCCCCGGCGGTTCCCGGTCTGGAGGCCGCGTTCGAGGTGGAGGCCCGGCTCGGCACGCTGGAGGACCACGGGATGACCCGGACGGGCCACCGCCGCGTGGTGCCTGTCGTCGGTGGCCGGGTCACCGGCCTCTTCGAGGCTGACATCCTTCCTGGCGGCGCCGACTGGCAGCTGGTCCGCCCCGACGGCGCGATCGAGATCGACACGCGCTACTCGGCGCGCACCGCCGACGGCGGTCACGTCTACATCCGGACGTTCGGCGTCCGCAGCGGCCGCCCGGAGATCCTCGAAGCGTTGCTCCGCGGCGACGCGGTCGACCCCTCCGAGTACTACTTCCGGCTGGGCGTACGACTGGAGACGTCGGTGCCCACGCTGGCCGTCCTGGAGCAGTGCGTCTTCGTGGCGTCGGCAGTACGCGAGACCGATCGGGTGCGCTACACCGCCTACCGCGTCACGTAG
- a CDS encoding VOC family protein, whose protein sequence is MRIDLVALIVDEYDPAITFFTDVLGFDLVEDSPSLTNEGRPKRWVVVRPPGAQTGILLVRADGQHQRAAVGNQAAGRVGFFLRVDDFDAAHLRMTQAGVTFVREPRTESYGRVAVFLDIAGNRWDLLGTA, encoded by the coding sequence ATGCGAATCGACCTGGTCGCCCTGATCGTCGACGAGTACGACCCGGCGATCACGTTCTTCACCGACGTACTCGGCTTTGACCTCGTCGAGGACTCCCCATCTCTGACCAACGAAGGGCGACCCAAGCGGTGGGTCGTCGTCCGGCCGCCGGGTGCCCAGACCGGGATTCTGCTCGTCCGCGCAGACGGACAACACCAGCGCGCCGCCGTCGGTAACCAGGCAGCCGGCCGAGTCGGGTTCTTCCTCCGCGTCGACGACTTCGACGCCGCACACCTGCGTATGACGCAGGCGGGTGTCACTTTCGTCCGGGAACCACGCACCGAATCCTATGGCCGAGTCGCGGTCTTTCTCGACATCGCCGGCAACCGGTGGGACCTCCTCGGCACCGCCTGA
- a CDS encoding MarR family winged helix-turn-helix transcriptional regulator, whose amino-acid sequence MTGAEATELDAARLASVISPLRRTLLAAARATEHLPEIPDAQIEIVRALPRGTVSGPGELAERLRLSRSTVSNLLTTMEGNGLVERRRRPGNHRHIEVLATPKALDLFDRFDLASGDLVARAAATLPAADRAALAAAVPALERLRDALAHAKDAP is encoded by the coding sequence GTGACCGGCGCGGAAGCGACCGAACTGGACGCGGCGCGACTCGCGTCGGTGATCTCACCGCTGCGCCGCACGCTGCTCGCCGCCGCCCGGGCCACCGAGCACCTGCCGGAGATCCCGGACGCGCAGATCGAGATCGTGCGGGCTCTGCCCCGGGGCACGGTGTCCGGTCCCGGCGAACTCGCCGAACGACTCCGCCTGAGCCGCTCGACGGTCAGCAACCTCCTCACCACGATGGAGGGCAACGGTCTCGTCGAGCGCCGCCGCCGTCCCGGCAACCACCGTCACATCGAGGTCCTCGCCACCCCGAAGGCCCTCGACCTGTTCGACCGCTTCGACCTCGCGAGCGGAGACCTGGTCGCCCGCGCCGCGGCCACCCTGCCGGCGGCGGACCGCGCGGCGCTCGCCGCCGCGGTGCCCGCGTTGGAACGCCTCCGCGACGCCCTCGCGCATGCCAAGGACGCGCCATGA